Proteins found in one Populus alba chromosome 14, ASM523922v2, whole genome shotgun sequence genomic segment:
- the LOC118063422 gene encoding sterol 3-beta-glucosyltransferase UGT80A2 has product MAESQQRSSSSSSSGEISVRIEGEISIGVETSGDGNELERRDAVDVASVSNGISGGGTSNTSRVEKPGVNESESTPSRLKLERSKTEGQRHQNILAEEAAKIYDDKLPDQEKRILLNRMATVKDNGTVEVVVPGDVEPRTLGVESDYACNTVADDEPLDATDQYVPPLQIVILIVGTRGDVQPFIAIGKRLQDYGHRVRLATHSNFREFVLTAGLEFFPLGGDPKVLAGYMVKNKGFLPSGPSEVSIQRNQIKEIIYSLLPACKDPDIDSKIPFTADAIIANPPAYGHTHVAEALKVPLHIFFTMPWTPTSEFPHPLSHVKQSAGYRLSYQIVDSMVWLGIRDMINDLRKKKLRLRPVTYLSGSQGSDSDVPYGYIWSPHLVPKPKDWGPKIDVVGFCFLDLASNYEPPESLLKWLEAGQKPIYIGFGSLPLQEPEKMTQTIVEALEQTGQRGIINKGWGGLGNLAEPKDFIYPLDNCPHDWLFLQCKAVVHHGGAGTTAAGLKAACPTTIVPFFGDQPFWGERVHARGVGPPPIPVDEFSLTKLVEAIHFMLDPKVKERAVELAKDMENEDGVAGAVKAFFKHLPPKKPEPEPEPSPEPSSIFSFSKCFGCP; this is encoded by the exons ATGGCGGAGTCGCAGCAACGGAGTTCGTCTTCTTCGAGTTCCGGCGAAATCTCGGTAAGAATCGAAGGGGAAATCAGCATTGGTGTTGAAACCAGCGGTGATGGTAATGAATTGGAGAGAAGAGATGCAGTTGATGTTGCTTCAGTTAGTAACG GAATCAGCGGCGGCGGGACATCAAACACTTCAAGGGTTGAAAAGCCTGGTGTCAACGAATCAGAATCAACTCCGAGTCGGCTTAAGTTAGAAAGATCCAAAACTGAGGGGCAAAGACATCAAAATATACTTGCTGAAGAGGCTGCAAAAATTTACGATGACAAGCTTCCTGATCAGGAGAAG CGTATATTGTTGAACAGAATGGCAACTGTCAAAGATAATGGAACTGTAGAAGTTGTGGTTCCAGGGGATGTCGAACCCCGAACTCTTGGGGTCGAATCTGATTATGCATGTAATACAGTTGCTGATGACGAGCCTCTTGATGCAACAGACCAGTATGTACCGCCACTGCAAATAGTAATACTCATTGTTGGCACGCGAGGAGATGTGCAGCCATTTATTGCGATAGGTAAACGTCTACAG GATTATGGCCATCGTGTTAGACTGGCAACTCATTCAAATTTCAGAGAATTTGTCTTGACAGCTGGGTTGGAGTTTTTTCCTTTGGGTGGAGATCCTAAAGTTCTTGCTGGCT ACatggtaaaaaataaaggattctTGCCATCAGGGCCTTCTGAGGTATCCATTCAAcgaaatcaaataaaagaaattatatactCCTTACTTCCTGCCTGCAAGGATCCTGATATTGATTCCAAAATCCCTTTTACGGCAGATGCTATCATTGCCAATCCTCCAGCATATG GTCATACTCATGTGGCAGAGGCCCTAAAAGTACCGCTTCATATATTCTTCACCATGCCATGGAC GCCAACTAGTGAATTTCCTCATCCCTTGTCGCATGTCAAGCAATCAGCTGGATATCGA CTTTCATATCAAATAGTCGATTCGATGGTTTGGCTTGGAATACGGGACATGATAAatgatttaaggaaaaaaaagttgaggctACGACCTGTCACTTATCTCAGTGGTTCTCAGGGATCTGATTCTGACGTGCCATATGGATACATATGGAGTCCTCACCTTGTCCCTAAACCAAAAG ATTGGGGGCCTAAAATTGACGTGGTAGGCTTCTGCTTTCTTGACCTAGCATCAAATTATGAACCTCCTGAATCGCTTTTGAAATGGCTTGAGGCTGGTCAGAAACCTATTTATATTGGATTTGGTAGTCTT CCTCTCCAAGAACCAGAAAAAATGACCCAAACAATTGTTGAAGCACTGGAGCAAACTGGGCAGAGGGGCATCATTAATAAAGGCTGGGGTGGCCTGGGCAACT TGGCAGAACCGAAGGACTTTATATACCCACTGGATAACTGCCCTCATGATTGGCTATTCTTGCAATGCAAGGCAGTG GTTCATCATGGAGGTGCTGGAACAACAGCTGCTGGTCTTAAAGCTGCG TGCCCTACAACCATTGTGCCTTTCTTTGGTGACCAACCCTTCTGGGGTGAGCGGGTGCATGCGAGAGGAGTAGGTCCTCCACCCATACCTGTTGATGAGTTCTCACTTACCAAGTTGGTTGAGGCGATACATTTCATGCTAGATCCCAAG GTCAAGGAGCGCGCGGTGGAGCTTGCCAAAGACATGGAGAATGAGGATGGTGTTGCTGGAGCTGTAAAAGCATTCTTCAAGCATCTCCCTCCAAAGAAGCCCGAGCCCGAGCCAGAGCCGTCACCGGAACCATCAAGTATTTTCTCCTTCAGTAAATGTTTTGGTTGTCCCTGA